Proteins from a single region of Rana temporaria chromosome 5, aRanTem1.1, whole genome shotgun sequence:
- the LOC120941036 gene encoding serine/arginine repetitive matrix protein 1-like has product MQFLNKALDPFTRSLYPKTYQSGRRNTATPKPTDQGEETRPPQNLPIREKKHGHPKTYRRGRRNTATPKPTDQEEETRAPQNVLREKKHGHPKTYRRGRRNTANPKTYQSGRRNTATPKPTDQEEETRAPQNVLREKKHGHPKTYRRGRRNTATPKRTEEGEETRPPQNLPKREKKHGQPQNLPIREKKHGQPQNLPIREKKHGQPQNLPIREKKHGHPKPTDQGEETRPTPKPTNQGEETLPPQNLPIREKKKRPPQNLPIREKKHNHPKNVPKREKKHGHPKTYQSGRRNTASPKTYQSGRRNMATQNLLKREKKHGQPKTYQSGRRNTANPKPTEEGEETRPAPKPTNQGEETRPPQNLPKREKKHGQPQNLPIREKKHGHPKTYRRGRRNTATPKPTEEGEETRPPQNLPKREKKHNHPKNVPKREKKHGHPKTYQSGRRNTATPKPTEEGEETRPTPKPTNQGEETQPPQKRTEEGEETRPPQNLPIREKKHGHPKTYRRGRRNTATPKPTEEGEETRPPQNLPKREKKHGHPKTYRRGRPIESHLRRSPYKKKINKIAAKNLKGPAETFFSQIKSVDQILYLEKMEI; this is encoded by the exons ATGCAATtcctgaataaagctttggaccctttcACGAGATCCCTG taCCCCAAAACCTACCaatcagggagaagaaacacggCCACCCCAAAACCTACCgatcagggagaagaaacacggCCACCCCAAAACCTACCgatcagggagaagaaacacggCCACCCCAAAACGTACCGAAGAGGGAGAAGAAACACGGCCACCCCAAAACCTACCGATCAGGAAGAGGAAACACGGGCACCCCAAAACGTACTGAGGGAGAAGAAACACGGGCACCCCAAAACCTACCGAAGAGGGAGAAGAAACACGGCCAACCCCAAAACCTACCaatcagggagaagaaacacggCCACCCCAAAACCTACCGATCAGGAAGAGGAAACACGGGCACCCCAAAACGTACTGAGGGAGAAGAAACACGGGCACCCCAAAACCTACCGAAGAGGGAGAAGAAACACGGCCACCCCAAAACGTACCGAAGAGGGAGAAGAAACACGGCCACCCCAAAACCTACCGAAGAGGGAGAAGAAACACGGCCAACCCCAAAACCTACCaatcagggagaagaaacacggTCAACCCCAAAACCTACCaatcagggagaagaaacacggCCAACCCCAAAACCTACCaatcagggagaagaaacacggCCACCCAAAACCTACCgatcagggagaagaaacacggCCAACCCCAAAACCTACCaatcagggagaagaaacactgCCACCCCAAAACCTACCAATCAGGGAGAAGAAAAAACGGCCACCCCAAAACCTACCaatcagggagaagaaacacaaCCACCCCAAAAACGTACCGAAGAGGGAGAAGAAACACGGCCACCCCAAAACCTACCaatcagggagaagaaacacggCCAGCCCCAAAACCTACCAATCAGGGAGAAGAAACATGGCCACCCAAAACCTACTGAAGAGGGAGAAGAAACACGGCCAACCCAAAACCTACCaatcagggagaagaaacacggCCAACCCAAAACCTACCGAAGAGGGAGAAGAAACACGGCCAGCCCCAAAACCTACCaatcagggagaagaaacacggCCACCCCAAAACCTACCGAAGAGGGAGAAGAAACACGGCCAGCCCCAAAACCTACCaatcagggagaagaaacacggCCACCCCAAAACCTACCGAAGAGGGAGAAGAAACACGGCCACCCCAAAACCTACCGAAGAGGGAGAAGAAACACGGCCACCCCAAAACCTACCGAAGAGGGAGAAGAAACACAACCACCCCAAAAACGTACCGAAGAGGGAGAAGAAACACGGCCACCCCAAAACCTACCaatcagggagaagaaacacggCCACCCCAAAACCTACCGAAGAGGGAGAAGAAACACGGCCAACCCCAAAACCTACCaatcagggagaagaaacacaaCCACCCCAAAAACGTACCGAAGAGGGAGAAGAAACACGGCCACCCCAAAACCTACCaatcagggagaagaaacacggCCACCCCAAAACGTACCGAAGAGGGAGAAGAAACACGGCCACCCCAAAACCTACCGAAGAGGGAGAAGAAACACGGCCACCCCAAAACCTACCGAAGAGGGAGAAGAAACACGGCCACCCCAAAACCTACCGAAGAGGGAGACCCATTGAGAGCCACCTCAGAAGGAGCccttacaagaaaaaaattaataaaattgcaGCCAAAAATTTAAAAGGGCCGGCTGAGACCTTTTTCTCCCAGATTAAGAGTGTGGATCAGATCCTTTATCTAGAGAAAATGGAAATCTAG
- the HIGD1A gene encoding HIG1 domain family member 1A, mitochondrial, giving the protein MASSTGDVLPTYELGDTQTSKLIRKSKESPFVPIGIAGFAAVVAFGLYKLRHRGNTKMSVHLIHMRVGAQGFIVGAMTCGVLYSMYKEYLAKPKE; this is encoded by the exons ATGGCCTCAAGCACCGGAGATGTCCTGCCAACCTACGAGCTGGGCGATACTCAGACGTCGAAGTTGATCAGAAAATCCAAAGAGTCTCCATTTGTACCAATAG gtaTTGCTGGTTTTGCTGCTGTCGTGGCCTTTGGACTGTATAAGCTGAGACACCGAGGGAACACCAAAATGTCCGTCCACCTTATACACATGCGTGTAGGAGCTCAGGGGTTCATTGTCGGTGCAATGACTTGTG GTGTTCTGTACTCCATGTACAAGGAGTATCTGGCCAAGCCCAAGGAGTAG